Proteins encoded together in one Lathyrus oleraceus cultivar Zhongwan6 chromosome 5, CAAS_Psat_ZW6_1.0, whole genome shotgun sequence window:
- the LOC127079912 gene encoding uncharacterized protein LOC127079912: MEKAFIFVEADNRDAFEAIFAELIYRIVLFPNIDDFVDVNVVRIFLTGNPIPTLLGDTYHSIHHKTKKGGEPFFVVHLSYISGLFLTYPDPGSSGRIHRSSDGLRGSCPLIKGIYIGFFYLNKEESSGLKDRIIHAWHNIHRKGKNRLGRKNCVAFEPYTQWVCARASELKMPYALEKPSFPYAITSSSTIPIENREEFQEILARLKLERDTWECKYHVLNDKKMKMEQHLKEKDDLTEILD; encoded by the exons ATGGAGAAAGCCTTTATCTTTGTAGAAGCGGATAATAGAGATGCCTTTGAAGCCATTTTTGCTGAACTCATTTATAGAATTGTGCTCTTCCCAAACATTGATGACTTTGTGGATGTTAATGTTGTACGAATCTTCTTAACTGGTAACCCAATACCCACATTACTTGGAGATACCTACCATTCTATCCATCACAAGACTAAGAAAGGTGGTGAACCATTCTTTGTTGTTCACCTCTcctatataagtggtttatttctcacttacccAGATCCAGGCTCTTCAGGGAGAATCCACAGAAGCTCAGATGGTCTCAGAGGTTCATGTCCATTGATAAAGGGAATATACATTG GTTTCTTTTACCTTAACAAAGAAGAGAGTTCTGGTTTGAAGGATAGAATCATACATGCTTGGCACAACATTCACAGGAAAGGAAAAAACAGATTAGGAAGaaagaattgtgttgcttttgAGCCCTACACCCAATGGGTTTGTGCTAGAGCCAGTGAACTTAAGATGCCCTATGCTCTTGAGAAGCCCTCATTCCCTTATGCTATAACATCATCATCCACCATTCCTATTGAGAATAGGGAAGAGTTTCAAGAAATTTTGGCTAGGTTGAAATTGGAAAGAGACACTTGGGAATGCAAGTATCATGTCTTGAATGataagaagatgaagatggagcAGCACCTAAAGGAGAAGGATGATTTGACTGAGATTTTGGACTAG